In Artemia franciscana chromosome 14, ASM3288406v1, whole genome shotgun sequence, the genomic stretch CGTTTTACGTCATCCCCTCTAGTACGTATGTAATTGACCTAGAATGTAGTCCTTAATTACTATATAGaatttaatgtttattatgtGTGATGCATGGCAGAAAATACATTTGCGTGCCATATTTGGTATGCTTGTCAACTATTCCCAACCTCTGCTTTGTTATATGTTGGAAATATTTTCGGtcccaaaagaaaaacaaaatatgcatcGATCGGAAATCTGACGCTTATGTGGCACAAATGCCATCGATGCTCATTCTACTATTATCACCCATTCTTCATACAGAGAAAAGTTACGATaggcaataatttttaattagctGTCGTTCATTGTAATAGTTTGGATTATCTCTGTCCTATGGTCAGTTCGGAtttgttgccctccattttctactaatgtttctttgattgttatttctaattaaatattgaaattaagTTGGTGATTACTATCTTTCTgcaaaattgggggggggcctCAATTTTCATATTGCATCTTAGAAAATTGACCGATATAGTTCGAGTGTTTACGAAATCTCTGCTGCCAATCTGTGAGTATAAAGTTCTGGCAATGATCCTGCCCCCTTTCCTTTACTTCGggagtttttttagtattggtTTTTTCCCAATAAATTTGTTTCTGTAGGCCTACAGAAAGATATTGTCATCAACTGCTTGTTATTGGTCATGATGAACAGGAAATGGTGTTAAGAAAAGTCATGGATTAAGGGGTAACCCAAGAGATTTGaagtttaaaaaaggaactacaGGTGAATTTCTTCATTTGACAATAATTGGAGACTGTTATTTTGTTCGTAACTTCATTCTacgtctattttttactttgaaacgCTGTTACAtgtcattattttttgtttaggaTCCATCTTGAATTTATAAACTAGTACTTTTTTTGCAGCCTGTTGGCAAAACATTTTTGGCAATTCAACTAATATGGTCCGTGCATCTGATAAATCTGTTTTCACCAATTAGGATGATGGATAATGATTTGGCTTTGAATTACGAATTTagtataaagaaaaattgaaacacttGTCTTATAGGTCGATGCCCACAATATTGTTCCATGCTGGTTTGCATCAGACAAACAGGAATATGGCGCGAGAACCATTCGGAAGAAAATTCACGACAAGATTGGCGAATTCTTAACAGAATTTCCTCCTCTGGTCAAACATCCTCATCTTGCAGATGATAAGACTGAGGTACTTTACAACCCTCTGTACCAGTTATCTTCAGAAGTTTGAAAGTATCATAAATCTATAAATATACGATCTGAGCTAATTAAAAGACTAGCGGCCTTTTTCTTTTAGATGtataaacaatttattttgaattaaattgcCAGGACTCATACAGTTTATCTTATGATAGTAGCATTACTGAGAAGTACCTTTTCTGATAGTTGTAATTCTAACCTTTAAACATGGCAGGAGAAGTTGGAAAATCAAAtattctgaaagaaaaaaacgttaTATCTGTTGATAGTAAATTTAGTTATTCTTGGGTATATCTCAGGTCTATATCTGGTGtatatctttttatttgaatactTGAAAAAGCTAATATAACGTGAAGATGCTGCCAAAACTTAAGAAACCAATTTTGTTAAAACCCCCTCGAAAACAGGGCAATTACTTTGTAAATTTCAGGCAGCTCGTAAAAATCTTGGCTTTTTTGTGTCCCTATTCCGTATATTTACTGATTATATTTACTGGTTCAATGTTTTTATTGCTTTAGCTcagtattttcaatttattttttaatgcctGAGACATTTTGGCTCAATCCtacaaagtaaaagaaaatgtattaagAATAAAAGATGTCAAGTAAAACTAATCAGTCATGGctagttttcaaagaaaaataataaagaatccACAGCAGAAGGATAGTCTATGAAAATTTCGTCCACTTAGTGAACAAGGCTGGTTCAGTCTAAAATAGggagaaaaacataaatttaaataacGGGAGATTTAAACAATACGAacctaaaaggataaaaatagcAGAAGATGcagagagaaaaattaaaaagaaaattcaagttttatatATTAGTAGGCTATGCCCGTAAACTACactaaaatccatttttttttgtatattaataaaacaaagatgTAATTTGTTTGCACAAATTACAGAGATTACAGAGATAGGACAATTTTTGTGTCCTATCTCtagcaaataaaatttaaggtaatttaaggtgtGAAACCAACTAAATAAGCCTCACCAGCTCAGTTGGTACAGCGTGTTATCGAAAAACTATTAGTTACTGGGTCATAGTTTAAGCCTTATGCTTAACTCTGATTTTTTCGTCGGTAATaggtacaaaaatattttttgagggtggcaagttttgtaaatttgaaagaaaaattggtGTTAAGTTTGGGGttgttaatataatttaaatgtgaaaatgtaatattttttcaaaactgtattatttttagtgctttttacCAAAGTAGTGTCTAGAttctatatgaaaaaaaaagaaaaggaattgGTTCAAATGTATTGTAGATGGTAACAACGATCGTGAGACTTAATCAAGACTTAGTACACATGCACGTGGATTAGTGCGTAATAAATACTTTCCGAGTCTCGGTAATTTTATATAAGTTattttttcatctctttttgAGGAATTTACCAATTTCTATTCCAAAATCAGTTTCTGTATGCGTGCCTGATATTAACCTTCTTTTAGTGAAAGAATTACTGTCAATTTTCTCTTGTATTTTCACCTTCcttctatttttcaattttttttagtatttaacttcttcaatattttctgtattatattctttatttaatgATTTAACTTTTATAAATCACAAAATTATGACGAATGTACTTACTTTTGCAGAGAAGGTAAGGTTTTCTCAGATCAGTGAAAAATTTGCTTGGGAAGCAAGATCTTGAGCTCTCAAAAACAACGCCTAATTTCCTTTCTTCTCAATCGATTTTTAAACGATCCTTTggattatttatatattaaaatcccttttctttttactcttttataaatctccttttttatgaaaaattcttacttaattcaatagaaattttcatttacattATAATGACTCTCTAAAACAAGATCATCGAGTTTGTCCAATACACAATACATGGAAATCGCTAtctcgtttttatttttcaatttgatgCATTTTGATTGCCCTTTGGACTTTTATccttatatttacttatttttttttattatcctgcactgaggacggttgaGTTGAGGTCTCAACCGAAAAATATGCATAGTTTTCTTCTGTTTGTCATTGGCTGTTATTATCTTGTTATTGTTCTCTTATCCTGCTGGCTGTTATTGTTCTAGGTCTAGCTCGATGACTACCGATTGAGGATATCGCCAATTCGTTTAATTTACTAGAGACTGTAAGATAAAGTAGCAAATCTTGtcgaatttaaaaataataatcctAACctgtcttatttttatttttgtttgtagccTGTCGACTGGGACAAAGCTGTTGCATCCTTGGAAGTTGATCGCACAGTTCCCGAATTGACTTGGACAACTCCTGGAACTAAGAAGGGCCTTCATAACCTATATGAATTTTGCCTTAAAAGACTGAAGCTTTTTGCAGATAAGCGAAACGATCCCAACATTGATTCTTTGAGTGGCATGTCTCCGTTCTTCCACTATGGTCAAGTTAGTGTACAGAGAGCTATTTTAGAGGTCAAGAAGTATAAGCAAAAATCTCAGTAAGACTTTTATATATACCTCCGTACAGATGGAAGACATAGGAAATAATCCAGttaatccaattttttggcgTTTTCTCGTCCTTCCTCTTAGGATAAGTGCTCTTACCCTAACGGTGGAACTAACGTTGCATTGTATGTATGTTGTAAACCAGATGCTTAGTATAATAAGGCTATTCTTAATGCACGCTATTCGTGTTTTATTCgttatttaattattcttatgtTTCTGAATTCCTTGCGCAAACTTGATCAAAATCACATACACCACCTCTTCCAGAAAAAGGTCTAGTATTGCTCTCTAGGACTTAGACTCCTTTTTCAGACACATACATATGggatggagggggaggggggaattgtGAAAGTGGCAAAATAGTTTGTGAAAAAAGCACAAGAGAAAAAAGTATATCGGTCCCCAAACGTACAACGTCTATCCCTTACTCAAAAAGTGCctttgcaaaaagaaaacttttttctatattcaAAAGAAAGCAGTAGAGCCAGATGAACAAAAGTTTTCTAGATctatcaaatattcaaaaactctgaaagtttcatttgccAAGTCcaacttctttatttaaaatgttgaaaaaaagtttgccTGAAAAACCATTTGCTTACCCTGGGGTCTTACAAAAGGGTTTATTTGACTAAGTGaggattttattcatttactaGAGAATATCTTCTCTTTAGACTTATCCATCGATATTTGGATCAACAGAGTAGCGAACGGCGAATCAAGGGCTGTTTTGCATAACAGGACAAATTATCGGAAAGGccgtttaaaaatttaaagttttggcTGGAGAAGGGGTTTAGGCGAAAGAAGGATTTTATTGGCAGTTTTGAGTCGATTGGCTATTCCGATTTTTCACTCACTAGAATTCAGaccatttttggcaaaaattgtCGTTTTTTGGCAGAAACTTCATTGTGGTGCTAGCTCTTTCGtgacttaataagggcactacaATCAATGATTCCATTTCAGATAAGCCCCTCGTGATTATCTACGACCTTTGGTTCAGTTTGATCACTTCTGGGAActcaaagaaaagaataaacaagAGATATACTAACTGTGGTAAAATTAGATTTTCCACAGTTTTGATGATGGTGAACAATAAACCTCGTGTGAAGAGTTTTGGACTATGGCACGTCAATGGGCtatctaacaatttttattcCCAGGCTTTTTCACCCTTTTCGGACGGAATATGATGCTCTGTAGCGCAAATTGGCTGAAAATAACACTGTGCTGTGGCGTGATAtctgttttttactttaaaaatgcaCAAGATATTATGAAATttattcaaatgagccctctcccagtATTCTAAGACAGTTAGTTCTATACATTCATtcctcggaaaaaaaaaacggaaaaagggCGATTTGTCAGTGCGGCCCATGCAAAGTTgacattttcctttttgttcaagGTGCGGAACTGTAAGTCCAGTCTTGTCTGACATTTTTGATAATGGTAATTTCTGagactcattttttttcttggtttgacATCATTTTTGAAGGGTTCAGGCTCTTTTtgggattttcaaaaaaacaataattgcgGATTAATGTTCTGCTAAATTTGAATAGCGTTCATTATTTCTGAATCAACATCCTCTGGAAAATGTTTTCCATTAGATAGTTTCTTAAAAGCAAGGTTTTAAGATTAATTTGATTGCTATGGACCATAGTTCGCTCTTTATTAGGGTGTAAATATTGGTGCAACATAAGAAATGTCCtgtaaaaaaactgtttttttattcctaaCGTACTTTTAATTCTAGGGCTGGTTATGATTCCTTTTTTGAAGAAGCCGTAGTTAGAAGAGAACTTTCTGATAACTTCTGCTTTTACCAGAAAAACTATGACAATTTAGATGGCGCCTATCCTTGGGCACGAAAAACATTAGATGATCATAGGTATGTTTCTGATCTATATGACCTATTTGTAAAACTAGGACATCCTTGAGGCCGGAAGAAAAGGAGGCAGCATATCACACTTTCTTAATTTTACTGGAAAAGTAATAATTcatagtttttaagcttttatgaGGTTGGAATAGTATTTTGATTAAGGATTGAAATGAGAATAAAGTCTTTAAAAATGAAGTGTGTAGTTGATTTAGCTGAATTTGCAGTTGTTTTAATATGTTGTTTAgaacataatatttttctttgtttgtatcTGAGCTAGAAGAAGTGCAATATTTAGAGTCACAGCTGTCATTAGAATCTGTCCGACGACAGGCATACGCAACCGTATGTTCTGTTGCAGAAATCGGAGACGAACTGACTGAGTGATTATtttatgaagaaatttttgCTTTAGGACCCGTTGCATAATGtcaaatgtttgttttttttgtgattgaCAGTAATCTTCCCATATTCGTGATTAACTGGCAGTTATCGACATTACCAAATATGTAGGTAGATGATGCAGGGCAtgcaaaggggggggggggcgtaatGAGGCAATCTGCCAAATTTCGCCTGAGTCCGTGACGTGGGGGATGCCGCGGCTAACATAAAAAATGGTTGTGTTATTCAGTTGCTAATTCCCATAAAAGTTTtccctaggggggggggggaacaataTTGAGTCAATTGTGACAAAATCTAGGGACAGCTCAGAGatgatgtttgttttgtttgttgttgttttttttgccctAATCCTCTGGGTAGAGCAAATacggtgttttttttgttttttttgacaaattcagCCAGTTACCGGTTAATATATCCTCGCTTTCTtactcatttttgaaaaaaaattgagatatgtCATATGCTTTTGAGAAGGATGTAATGTAGACCAAATTACAGTGAAGTCTTTGAATGTAGTCTAATTGAGATTCTAAACTCAAACGTTAGGTCGTAGATCTAAATCTTAGATGCGGAAAATTTGAAGATGATATAAgtattcttagttttttttttgtctgtcaaAGATTTATATACCACTCCTCAAGCACTTCACAAACTAATCAAGCCAAATACACTGAATAGATCTGTATTTCAGGATCCCTTTTTCTCGCTATCAGAAATAACTAGAAAGGGGACCGATCAACATCTACTTAGTTTTTCTCACGTCTGAAAGCTAAAGATCTTtttttctagatatcaaatAACGTTATTTTGAGCGATTTCCACACGTATTTTCCTTATAGACTGCGAACAAAATACCGTCTATTATGAATTCAACCAAATGCAATGGAGTCTTTCAAAGGGGAATTTTCAAAGGCTCCTTTTTCTGACTATTTTCTGATACGCTCTTTGTGGTCTTCTCATCATGAAAGTTTTGTACTTGTCTCTGTAGTAATACGAGGTGTTTGTTTGGAATCTTAGTATATGTTGTGTTATTCAAACACATGCCCTATATTAACGATGAAAAAAGCATACTTCTAAGTTTTGGGGTCTTCTGTAAAAGCTTAAATATGGCCAGGCAAGGCTGAACAAAAGAAAAGGTGGAACCGTAAAAAAGTGTCAGCCagtgaataaatttgaaaaaggcaGATATTTCGGCAGAAACCTACCGTCTTCAGTGGAGAATTCTAGAAtaatggaattaaaaaaatttaatattttattgattttctgaAAACTGGTATAATTAGGTAAAACTTATGAATGATGTGGGTTTAAAATTCAGGTGATGAGAGCAAGGTAAAGCAAATAGTTTGACCTCACATCTCATGGTTGGTTACGCCCCACAGGTGGACCCCGGGTTAGATGGAAGGACTAGCATTAAATCAAATTACATCTAAATGTTCGAGGTTCTGATTTCTACACTATGTCTAGGACATAATTTTCATCCCTTTTCATAGTGGAAACCTTTCGTTTTTTCAGCGAAGTAGTTTTCTTGTGCATGAAACTTATAATTGTATTCTTCAGGAATGACAAACGGGAATTTCTGTATTCAAAGCGACAGCTTGAGGAAGCAAAAACTTACGATGAGTTGTGGAATTCATCTCAGATTCAATTGGTCAAAGAAGGCAAGATGCATGGTTTCATGAGAATGTATTGGGCCAAGAAAATTCTTGAATGGACCAAGTCACCAGAAGATGCTCTTCATATAGCTATGTATCTAAATGATAAATACAGCATTGATGGAAGGGATCCTAATGGATATGTAGGTAAGAGACGGAGCCAATTGAGGTCTTTTGCTCTTAGTTTCAGTTGTTTCCAGCTCTAGTTAAAATGATTATTTCTATTGTAATTGTGTCGTCAAATGATGACGTATGTCTTTTATAATTCATTAGGCATCACGAAATATGTGTATCTTGAATCCTGTTCATCTTATCAAACAGGTCCGTAGATCTCGTTTAATGTCTGTAGAATATTGTAAACTGCGGATtaggatttaattttttaaattggctTCTGAAatgattaacaaaataaaaaaattatttaattgaatttctgttggaatagattaataattagaGAGTAAAAAGTACTAAAGTAAATaggtaaaataaatatgattaaGTTACAGGATCCTTAGTGCCATTAGGGACATGTCCCTGTATCAGAACTTTCTATATGGCTGTCAGTTggttcatcaatttttttttttttactctgagTAAAGGGCTATCTGTGCTTTGCAATTTAAACCGAGGGTAAGGGTCTCCCTTACCCTagtctatgagtcatatgcgtAAAAACGTTCTCTCCAAAATTGATCCTGGCCATTTTTGAAACTATTTAAGGTTTCAGATTTCACAACTATTTCTGGGAGTGAGTTCCAGTCAGTCACTGCTCGGACGCTCCAAAAATTGGCCCTTGATCAATTTACTGCAATgggtttaaatattttttcttgctGTCCTCTtgtggtatttatttttgaagggCGAAAATACTTCTGGAAAGACTGTTTCTCCAGGTTGTGCTTTACTTATGTGCCACTGTATCTAGTCTCCTCTCATTCGTTTATATTTCAGGGTGGATATGTTCAGTTTGAATAATCGTTCTTCACAGCTTAACTTTTTCAAAGCAGGAAGAAGTTTGGTGGCACGTCTTTGGACCTTTTCCATAGCGACCTAGTCCTTTTATAGTGCGGTCCTCAAATCACATTCCCATACTCTATTGTAGGTCTGATAATCCCCTTGTAGAGTTTTACCAAAGTATCGTTGTTGAAGTGCTTGAAACTTCATCTGATCGGCCCGGTGAGCTTTGATGCTGTGGAAATAGTTTTCTGGGTGTGCTTATGAAATTTAAGCTGTGAATCTACAATAATTTCAAGTTATCTTTCAGAGTCAACAAGTGTCAGTGGTATTCTGCGGcctgtttttttcttccccatCCACAGGACGTTGATTTTTGATACATTGAACGTGAGACCTAGGCTTTGGAGGTTTTTGAAGCAGTATTTTTCTTCCCCATCCACAGGACGTTGGTTTTTGATGCATTGAACGTGAGACCTAGGCTTTGGAGGTTTTCAGTTAAGGTGTTACTGTCTTTTTGTAGTGTTGCTACATCTGGAGATGATATGAGCTTCCTGCATGGCTTTGTGTCATCTTCATAGATTTTGGTAGTGTTGATGATATTTCTGgtgattttgttgataaagaGTATGAAGAGGAGAGGACCGTTCACACTACCTTGTATCACCGCTGTGTACTTTTGCTGGATTCGAGATGTTGTCACCCACTCTACTTTTTTGGGTTCGGTTTTTGGGGAATGATTTTATCCGGCATAGTATTTGTCTTGGCAAATTGTACTGTTAGAGTTCATTCATTAGCTTTGCATGCGATAcgctttcaaaagttttttcgacATCAAATAGTACTGCCAGGATGCTGTGACCCTTTTCCAGGGCTTGTGTCCAATCGTTGAACGTTTCTAATAATTGTGTTGTATAGCTTCTGTTTGGTAGGAACCCATATTGGTCGGGATTTATCATATTGCTCTGTAATACATGGTTCAGTATCCTGTCTCTTATGCATCCTTCACAAAGTTTACTGACTAGCGATGTCAGGCACACAGGTCGATAGCTTTCTGCTTTTGATCGTTCACCTTTCTTGTGGATGGGGACAACAACCGCTTCAGACCACCTTGATGATATTGCACCTTTGTCTATTGACGTTTGAGGAGTTCTAGCAAAGGTTCAACAATATATTCTACACTCTCTTTGAGCCATGGGGTTTCAATTCCGTCTGGGCTTTTGGATTTCTCTGATTGAAGTTTCTGGAGTTGtagtttaatttctttctttgtgATAAGGACTTTCAAGTCATTTGTTTTGTGGGATGATTCAGGGTCTCTTTGCTTTGGTTTAAAAACAGAGCTAAAGAAATCATTAAAAGCATTGGCCCTTTCAGATTGAGAACTTGGAGATGAGCCATCTTTGTTTATGAGGGTAGGGATTTCTTTTCTTGTAGTCAGCTTTGCATTTACATGGCTCCAGAATTTCTTAGGGGGTGATTTTGCATCACTATCAATCTTTCATTCTTGTTCTTTTTCAACTTGTCTAGTTGCTTTTCTCACCTAGTTTTTTGCTCGGTTGTACACTTTTCTAGTTGATTCTATTTCCATATTATGTTTTCGGAGTTCCTTTAGtttgttaaaattctttttctggATATTAATCAATCTTTTGAGCTTTGAGTTCATTTGAGGCAGTGTCTTTGTGcttggaagttttttcttttctgtacaAGCTTCTGCACAGCGGGTTATTACACCACAAAagacctccaatttttcgttGCAAGTTTCTCCCATTTGCAGGATGGTCCAATCCATTTGTTGGGCCATTTCTTTAAACTTagaattattaagttttttcgGTTATTTCCTCTGATGATAGTTGAGACGGCTTTGGTTGAGGGTCAAATTGACCAGAAGTATCACATGGTCACTTTTACCTAGTGGAGGAAGTATGGTGATTCTATTTATAGTTTCTTGGCTACAAGTGACCATGAGGTCCAGGAAATTTTCTCTTTCGTTTGCTCTGCATCTACTTGGTTCTGTGATCAGTTGTGAGAGAAAGTTTTCTTCAAGGAGTGAGATAAATGAATGTGCTAGTGAGTCTTTTAGTTACCAATTGATTTCAGGGAAGTTAAAATCATTAGCAAAGTATAATGGTTTTCTGGTTAGTGCCACAGCATTCAGTATCTTTTTCTGGTGTTGGAGTGACTCATGCTTATCTTCTGCTGATTGAGGGGGCGATTGAGGGGGCTGATTGAGGGGGACATATCCAATGACTATGCGTGAGGCGCTCAATTTGAGCTCTGTAAAGATTGTCTGAAGCTCTTTAGTATTATAGTCTAATGTGTCTGGGTTCTGCTGGTATTGAATACCATCTTTCACTTAAATTGTACATCCCTGACCAGATTTTGTATGTGTGTAACTACAAGTTGGTAGCCATTAATGAAGATCTGACTATCCTGGATTGCTATGTTTCTTTTTGATTTGACTTCTACAATACATGTAACTGATGGCTTGCTCTGTAGTGACAATGCCTGTAGTTCACTTTGTTTGTTTAGAAGCTGTTCAGCATTTGTGTGTATTTGTCAATTTTGGGGTAATAATGTCATTTTCCAGGTATCTTCCTGGTGTTGTcagtaggcctatttttagagTCAAATTTGTCAGTTGGGCTTTGAAGTCTATTGTCATATTCAGAGCCACTGCTCATTATCTTTTGTTTTGTCAGTTGttcatttcttagttttttgaCCCACTGGCCTGGTTTGCAGTCCCTGTTTGAGTTGTTTGGGTGGTACCATCTTCTGCGCTGGTAGATTTGGTCTGAAGTCCTGCAGCAGGTCTTTACAATCTTGGGATGTCATTTCGGTAGAATGTTTGGAGGCTTTCTCTCTTTTCGTATGAGGCCTGAACAATTTGCCTTTTCAGGTCTAACTATGATTCAGTGAGCTGGATGAAATGTGGACGATTTCTGGTATTGGTGTTTGtagaatgtctttttttttctccaagtcGTATGGCCTTCAAAATTGTGGGTACTGGAAGTTGTAGCTTgtcttaaattattttcttaactttGGTGATGTCCTCTGAAGGGTTTGTTTCTGGTAGATTTTTCATCACAATATTCAATTTTCTGCGTTGGGTTTCCTGCAGACAAAAGACTTCTTCTCTGACAATTTTTCGgatttcatttgtattttgaaCTGTGTGAGCGTACCTTTCTTTCATGCTCTCTAGTCTTGAGTTTAAATCCAGAAATACACCGTCAACATACTGGTGCATTTCATCAAAGCTTGTTTTTTGGCAAATAGTGAGATTTCCAAGGGTATTTGTCCTACAGAATTTTCTACTATTGCAATGAGGTCATACAGAACTTGGTTTTCAGGGGAAAGTGTAGGAGGTTGGTATGTGGCTGTGGTGGGATCTTTGCTTGCGTTTTTGAGTATAGTGTTTTGGGGAGGTCTATTCGGATGCCCTCTGCTGTGTATGAGATTTTGTGTTTGGTTTTTTGTTcctgttattgttattttcacTGCGACTGTAGTAGTGTGCGGCATTTCTGGCTCTAACGGGTCTGTTTGATGCGtccattataattaaaaaataagaaattttataagtaaaaggcAAAATCAGCAAACATTGAGCTTTTCATGGATTTCTGATGTATTTCTTCTACATTAGTTCAATAATA encodes the following:
- the LOC136035381 gene encoding deoxyribodipyrimidine photo-lyase-like isoform X1; amino-acid sequence: MAPPTKKTKVDDSQAAKSSSLPNSLDDLIEEIGKQRKKLGNVLESKFNKKRCRMLSKESDIAANAKGILYWMSRDQRVQDNWAFLFAQRLALKQKLPLHVCFCLVPTFLDATIRHYMFLIKGLKEVEGECKELDISFHLFLGQAKDRVPEFVQKFNIGGVVTDFCPLRVPSQWVEDVKKSLPPSVPFCQVDAHNIVPCWFASDKQEYGARTIRKKIHDKIGEFLTEFPPLVKHPHLADDKTEPVDWDKAVASLEVDRTVPELTWTTPGTKKGLHNLYEFCLKRLKLFADKRNDPNIDSLSGMSPFFHYGQVSVQRAILEVKKYKQKSQAGYDSFFEEAVVRRELSDNFCFYQKNYDNLDGAYPWARKTLDDHRNDKREFLYSKRQLEEAKTYDELWNSSQIQLVKEGKMHGFMRMYWAKKILEWTKSPEDALHIAMYLNDKYSIDGRDPNGYVGCMWSICGIHDQGWTERPIFGKIRFMNYAGCKRKFDINGYVARFGGKKIKYTGYEE
- the LOC136035381 gene encoding deoxyribodipyrimidine photo-lyase-like isoform X2 → MNGIRYTLTKQTRLKEVEGECKELDISFHLFLGQAKDRVPEFVQKFNIGGVVTDFCPLRVPSQWVEDVKKSLPPSVPFCQVDAHNIVPCWFASDKQEYGARTIRKKIHDKIGEFLTEFPPLVKHPHLADDKTEPVDWDKAVASLEVDRTVPELTWTTPGTKKGLHNLYEFCLKRLKLFADKRNDPNIDSLSGMSPFFHYGQVSVQRAILEVKKYKQKSQAGYDSFFEEAVVRRELSDNFCFYQKNYDNLDGAYPWARKTLDDHRNDKREFLYSKRQLEEAKTYDELWNSSQIQLVKEGKMHGFMRMYWAKKILEWTKSPEDALHIAMYLNDKYSIDGRDPNGYVGCMWSICGIHDQGWTERPIFGKIRFMNYAGCKRKFDINGYVARFGGKKIKYTGYEE